The window GAAATTAGGGGCATGCTGCAACAACTCATTAGGACAAATGGTAAGATACAAGAAAAGTTAGCAGCATATGATTCGGCAATCAAAGGCATTGAAACTCAATTGGGACAACCGTCTATGGCCTTGAACAATTGCCCACAAGAAACATTGCATGCAGATACAAATATTAACCCAAAGGAACAGAACCCAAATCAGCTAATGGCAGTGAGTCTCAGGAATGGACGAGATTTAGATAGAGAGCAAGAAGTTGCTCAATCTAGGAGAGAGACTACGCCAAATACTCCAGTTACATTAGAGACAGATGAGTCAGCAGAGCTCACCGAGGTTATAATTAAACAAGCACAGGTTGACAAGGGTAAGGAGAATGAAGGTGAATAATTCTCAGAACAAGTGGTAGAAAAAGCTTCCAACAAAGAAAAGACACCAAGCAGTGGGCAGAGGTTGACTCTtgcaccattccctcagagattggcaaagaaaaagaaagttgatCAATACAAAAAATTCATGGAAATGCTTCGacaaattcaattgaatattccactAATGGATGCTTTGAGAGAAATGCCAGGGTATGCAAAAATTATGAAGGATCTGATGTCGCAAAAATTTGACTTCCAGGACCTATCCACTGTAACTCCGACGCAGACCTGCAGCGCAGTAGTGACAAGACCTATGGCTCAAAAAGTGTCTGATCCAGGTAGTTTCACTATCCCATGCACCATTGGGAGTTATacttttgctaaagcattgtgtgacttGGGGGCCAGtgtaaacttgatgcccttggcaaTCTATACAAAACTGGGCACTGGCAGAGCTAAACCAACCTCAATGTTATTGCAACTGGCTGATCGCACAGTCAAAAGACCGACAGGAattcttgatgatgtgcttgttcaAGTGGAGAAGTTTGTATTCCCTGCAGACTTCGTTATTCTTGACTGTCAAGTGGATGAAGAGATACCCATCATTCTGGGAAGGCCGTTCTTAGCCACTGGGAGAGCATTGATTGATTGTGAGACTCAAGAGTTGAAAATGAGGTTGAACAATGAAGAAATAATATTCAACGTTCAACAATCCATGAGGAGACCCAGCGAATTTGCAAATTGCTCGCTAGTGGAGGCCGTGGATGTGATACTGCAAGAGGATGATGAGACCCTTAATGTCAAGGATCCGCTAGAAGcctgtttgatgaatttggaagagATGGATGGTGAAGGGCTGGCGGAGTGGGTCATGGCTCTCGATGGTCAAGGGTTCTGGAaaagggaacctcagttcgagCCCCTATGCTTAGAAGAAAGAGCAACACCACCTGCAAAACCATCAATAGAGGAGCCACCACAGTTGGACCTGAAACCGCTTCCAGCTCACCTCAAGTACGTTTTCTTAGGGCCTAATTCTATTTTGCatgttattatatcatctggtttGCTAGCTGTGCAGGCAGAGCAACTCTTGCAGGTGTTACAAGAATGTAAGACTGCCATTAGTTAGACCATGGCATacataaagggtatcagcccagccttttgtatgcacaagattctctTGGAAAAGGGGAACAAACCTTCCAGAGAGCATCAACGACGACTGAACCCGAATATGAAAGAGGTGGTGAAAAAGGAAGTGATCAAGTGGCT is drawn from Nicotiana tabacum cultivar K326 chromosome 22, ASM71507v2, whole genome shotgun sequence and contains these coding sequences:
- the LOC142175869 gene encoding uncharacterized protein LOC142175869; translated protein: MEMLRQIQLNIPLMDALREMPGYAKIMKDLMSQKFDFQDLSTVTPTQTCSAVVTRPMAQKVSDPGSFTIPCTIGSYTFAKALCDLGASVNLMPLAIYTKLGTGRAKPTSMLLQLADRTVKRPTGILDDVLVQVEKFVFPADFVILDCQVDEEIPIILGRPFLATGRALIDCETQELKMRLNNEEIIFNVQQSMRRPSEFANCSLVEAVDVILQEDDETLNVKDPLEACLMNLEEMDGEGLAEWVMALDGQGFWKREPQFEPLCLEERATPPAKPSIEEPPQLDLKPLPAHLKYVFLGPNSILHVIISSGLLAVQAEQLLQVLQECKTAIS